In Kwoniella shivajii chromosome 9, complete sequence, one genomic interval encodes:
- a CDS encoding glutathione-disulfide reductase, which yields MPPLTKTQASEIEEYDYFVIGGGSGGLASARRASSYGAKVGLAEATYRLGGTCVNVGCVPKKIMWYTADIADNLRKSAAYGFGKEGEGNKIAEDFNWTELKHKRDAYIKRLNGIYESNLVKDKVDYHSGYASFIDKNTLEIQGLDGETYQVKSKKITVAVGGRPTIPSDETIPGASYGIDSDGFFDIEEQPKRVAVVGAGYIAVELAGVFNTLGTETHIVIRHDEVLRTFDPMLSEVLMPYMEKTGMNIHRSSNVKKVEKTSSGSLLLHIDSLEKPLEVDVLLWAIGRHSNTEKLGLEKVGVETVGKGDIKTDDYQNTNIEDIYAVGDVGGKALLTPVAIAAGRRLSNRLFGPEQYKNDKLSYENIPSVVFSHPTIGSVGLSEPEAVEKFGKDNLRIYKTSFKAMSFAMLDENHKQPTAYKLICTGPEEKVVGLHIIGEGSDEILQGFGVAIKMGATKDDFDSCVAIHPTSSEELVTLR from the exons ATGCCTCCTTTGACTAAAACCCAAGCTTCTGAAATCGAGGAATA TGATTACTTTGTAAttggtggtggatcaggtggtCTTGCTTCTGCT CGAAGAGCATCTTCTTACGGTGCTAAAGTCGGTCTCGCCGAAGCTACCTATAGACTCGGTGGAACATGTGTTAACGTGGG ATGTGTTCCTAAGA AGATCATGTG GTACACCGCTGATATCGCTGACAATCTCCGTAAATCCGCTGCATATGGATTCGGTAAAGAGGGCGAAGGAAACAAGATCGCTGAGGATTTCAACTGGACTGAATTGAAGCATAAGAGAGATGCTTATATCAAGAGATTGAACGGTATCTA CGAGAGCAATCTTGTCAAGGACAAAGTTGATTATCATTCCGGTTACGCATCATTCATCGACAAAAACACACTTGAAATCCAAGGATTGGACGGTGAAACTTATCAAGTGAAGTCCAAGAAAATCACTGTCGCAGTAGGAGGACGACCAACTATTCCATCTGACGAAACCATCCCTGGGGCTTCATACGGTATTGACTCGGATGGtttctttgatattgaagaacAACCTAAACGAGTCGCTGTTGTCGGTGCAGGATATATCGCAGTTGAATTAGCAGGTGTATTCAATACTCTAGGTACAGAAACTCATATCGTCATTAGACACGATGAGGTTTTGAGAACTTTCGATCCTATGTTAAGCGAAGTTTTGATGCCTTACATGG AAAAAACCGGTATGAACATCCACAGAAGTTCAAATGTCAAAAAAGTAGAAAAGacatcatcaggatcatTATTGCTTCATATCGATTCATTGGAAAAACCACTAGAAGTAGATGTATTATTATGGGCCATAGGAAGACATTCCAATACTGAAAAACTCGGATTGGAGAAAGTTGGAGTTGAAACAGTTGgaaaaggtgatatcaagACGGATGACTATCAAAATACCAATATTGAAGATATTTATGCCGTTGGTGAtgtaggaggtaaagctTTATTGACTCCAGTTGCTATTGcagctggaagaagattaAGTAATAGATTATTCGGTCCTGAACAATATAAAAATGATAAATTATCTTATGAAAATATACCTTCTGTTGTTTTCTC TCACCCTACTATCGGTTCAGTAGGTTTATCTGAACCTGAAGCAGTAGAGAAATTCGGTAAAGACAATTTGAGAATTTACAAGACATCT TTCAAAGCAATGTCATTCGCTATGCTTGACGAAAACCATAAACAACCAACCGCGTACAAATTAATTTGTACAGGtccagaagagaaagtcgtCGGATTACACATTATCGGTGAAGGTTCCGATGAAATTTTACAAGGAT TCGGAGTCGCTATCAAGATGGGAGCTACTAAAGATGACTTCGATTCTTGTGTTGCTATCC ACCCCACCTCATCCGAAGAATTAGTCACTCTTCGATAG
- a CDS encoding 4-aminobutyrate aminotransferase: MLSRAIRSSPKLPVTRSIVRTRHFSSLDLVPNEPAGPSVITDKVPGPEGIAASKEIDTFQDSRTHVIVPNYEESNGNYLIDADGNVLLDVFAQISSIALGYNVPALLELAKTDEFAKAAMNRPALGSFPPVQWAEWLKTGLLTVTPKGLDQLITTLCGSSANETAFKCSFMAYRQRERGGPEVAFTKEEMDSCMLNQTPGAPQLSVLSFKSGFHGRLFGSLSATRSKAIHKVDIPAFDWPAAPFPELKYPLDEHVKENEAEEKRCLEEYEKILVESKITRPVAAVIIEPILSEGGDRHASNDFFRQLRLIAKKHDAYFIVDEVQTGVGATGTFWAHEKWGLKQGEEPDFVTFSKKMQAAGVYHKKETRPNAPYRNYNTWMGDPIRALQAREMIKLIKQHDLVSHTAATGSSLASSFKSVFSSSVASGKVMNLRGEGDGTYLAWDMASPSLRDSFVGKMRVNGIQIGGCGDQTVRLRPMLTFGEKHAEILVSTTEKVLREL; encoded by the exons ATGTTGTCTCGCGCAATTCGATCATCTCCTAAGCTCCCGGTTACTCGCTCAATCGTTCGTACTAGACACTTTTCGTCTCTCGATCTCGTCCCCAATGAACCAGCTGGACCTTCGGTCATAACAGACAAAGTACCAGGTCCAGAAGGTATCGCCGCT AGCAAGGAGATCGATACATTTCAGGATTCAAGAACACATGTAATCGTACCAAACTATGAGGAATCAAATG GAAATTACCTTATCGATGCGGATGGCAATGTACTCTTGGACGTATTTGCTCAGATCTCCTCCATCGCATTAGGTTATAATGTACCAGCtcttcttgagcttgctAAAACA GATGAATTCGCCAAAGCTGCTATGAATAGACCCGCACTAGGCTCTTTCCCTCCTGTACAATGGGCTGAGTGGCTCAAGACTGGTCTGCTGACTGTAACACCGAAAGGTTTGGATCAACTTATCACTACCTTGTGTGGATCCAGTGCAAATG AAACTGCTTTTAAATGTTCTTTTATGGCTTATAGACAAAGAGAACGAGGAGGTCCCGAGGTCGCTTTCACCAAAGAGGAAATGG ATTCATGTATGCTCAATCAGACACCTGGCGCTCCTCAGCTCTCGGTGCTCTCTTTTAAATCTGGATTCCACGGTAGACTGTTCGGCAGTTTGAGTGCTACTAGGAGTAAAGCCATACATAAG GTCGATATACCTGCTTTTGACTGGCCAGCTGCTCCATTCCCTGAATTGAAATATCCCCTTGACGAACACGTGAAGGAAAATGAAGCTGAGGAGAAAAGGTGTTTGGAGGAATACGAGAAGATTCTGGTCGAGAG TAAAATAACCCGGCCTGTTGCAGCAGTCATCATTGAACCTATCCTTTCCGAAGGGGGTGATCGACATGCTTCTAACGATTTCTTCCGACAACTCCGACTAATAGCTAAGAAGCACGATGCGtatttcatcgttgatgAAGTACAAACTGGTGTTGGCGCTACTGGTACTTTCTGGGCACATGAGAAATGGGGATTGAAGCAAGGTGAAGAACCTGATTTCGTTACTTTCTCGAAGAAAATGCAAGCTGCCGGTGTCTATCACAAAAAGGAAACCAGACCAAACGCTCCTTATCGAAATTATAATACatggatg GGTGATCCAATTCGAGCATTACAAGCAAgagaaatgatcaagttAATCAAACAACATGATCTTGTCTCTCATACTGCTGCAACTGGCTCATCATTAGCATCGTCATTTAAGTCCGTCTTTTCATCTTCCGTTGCCTCTGGGAAAGTGATGAATCTCAGAGGTGAAGGAGACGGTACATATTTAGCATGGGATATGGCTTCACCTTCACTAAGAGATTCCTTTGTGGGCAAAATGAGAGTCAACGGTATACAAATTGGTGGATGTGGTGATCAAACTGTTAGACTGAGACCAATGTTAACTTTCGGTGAGAAACATGCTGAAATATTAGTGTCCACCACGGAGAAAGTACTCAGAGAGCTATGA